A single window of Leptospira wolffii serovar Khorat str. Khorat-H2 DNA harbors:
- a CDS encoding LIC13212 family protein produces MKTLIFVLFSLSLALVQVQAAPKILTMEEREVERQIEAIRKAGFSDIEIDNLHASISENIHKINKILQMDTTKKALRYIGDEPQELPQFLKTDRENKPYLELDMGSGESFWDFPKTYLYNARIFIYPGQNPDKLEKIIMQFKRTNSNGEIFIREMRRVINVDPKGPQIGSEGKRTPNNNKEIKLEYYSSYDTDQIWPDTPVQSIPPSVESKLHEETNPLPYNKQKQIIVTYKKYLRRVDKNVRHKLRDLELNQKRLISKMLEFQ; encoded by the coding sequence ATGAAAACCCTTATCTTTGTCCTCTTTTCCCTTTCGCTGGCTTTAGTCCAAGTCCAAGCGGCTCCTAAAATTCTCACTATGGAAGAGAGGGAAGTGGAACGTCAGATCGAAGCGATTCGTAAGGCGGGGTTCTCCGATATAGAGATAGATAATCTTCACGCTTCGATATCGGAAAACATTCATAAGATCAATAAGATCCTACAAATGGATACGACTAAAAAGGCTCTGAGATATATCGGAGACGAACCGCAAGAGCTTCCCCAATTCCTGAAAACGGATCGGGAGAATAAGCCGTATCTGGAGTTGGATATGGGATCGGGAGAATCCTTCTGGGACTTTCCTAAAACTTATCTGTACAACGCCCGCATTTTCATCTATCCGGGGCAGAATCCGGACAAACTCGAAAAGATCATTATGCAATTCAAACGTACGAATTCCAACGGCGAGATTTTCATACGGGAAATGAGAAGAGTGATCAATGTGGACCCAAAGGGACCTCAGATCGGATCCGAAGGAAAGAGAACGCCGAATAATAATAAGGAAATCAAACTGGAATATTACTCCAGTTACGATACCGATCAGATTTGGCCCGATACTCCGGTTCAGTCCATTCCCCCGAGCGTGGAATCCAAGTTGCACGAAGAAACTAATCCTCTACCTTATAATAAGCAGAAGCAAATCATCGTTACCTATAAGAAATATCTGCGGAGAGTGGATAAGAACGTTAGACATAAGCTTCGGGATCTGGAATTGAACCAGAAAAGACTGATCTCGAAGATGTTGGAATTCCAATAA
- a CDS encoding LIC_13215 family putative lipoprotein has product MNGRLNESSYSLLSLFCLSLLSVSCLEKVPEVSKTLEIPELGIVLNYEGWTYEEQDPSLDPVESSKSKTRKPETQKNANVLFYLFENEPTEHPEIRTVIHFVSEPIPNRNAKVALEDYVASIGAIYSNLYKGYEVLSVPQRRDLGNNKAMFVESKFQLPKSGKDREVRMFQWIVLKDQTAYIFTATTPESEQSKKSKKILNTMSSITESKPDPKK; this is encoded by the coding sequence ATGAACGGCAGGCTAAACGAATCGTCTTATTCTCTATTATCCCTCTTTTGTCTTTCCTTACTCTCAGTATCCTGCTTGGAAAAAGTTCCGGAAGTAAGTAAGACTCTGGAAATTCCCGAACTAGGAATCGTTCTGAATTACGAAGGCTGGACCTATGAGGAACAGGACCCGAGCTTGGATCCGGTCGAATCTTCTAAATCCAAGACTCGAAAACCGGAAACCCAAAAGAACGCGAATGTTCTATTTTATCTTTTCGAAAACGAACCTACGGAACACCCGGAGATCCGAACCGTAATCCACTTCGTTTCCGAACCGATTCCCAACCGAAACGCTAAGGTCGCACTGGAAGACTACGTCGCTTCGATCGGGGCCATATACTCCAATTTGTATAAAGGATACGAAGTGCTCTCCGTTCCTCAAAGACGGGATTTAGGAAACAATAAGGCCATGTTCGTAGAATCCAAATTTCAACTTCCCAAATCCGGAAAAGATAGGGAAGTAAGGATGTTTCAATGGATCGTGTTAAAGGATCAGACGGCTTATATATTCACCGCAACGACTCCGGAATCGGAACAATCGAAGAAGTCCAAGAAAATCCTAAACACCATGTCTTCGATTACCGAAAGCAAACCGGACCCGAAAAAATAA
- a CDS encoding ankyrin repeat domain-containing protein: MNYRTGRRCATLFLCLSLPLVYGCSTLLVDIIEEGASDKALALLDEGEDPNGLAACDTPLYTAAKKNDQIVIQALLKKGADPKLRSKECAYRDMFGRYKAGNRSPLDSVKSLEVARILLDAGADPRWGGFEERGNSVANWTPLYVAILADRYEIARLLVEKGARVNQYSDSDGSNIFLRLLSGKKDAKAQALRTYLIAKGAKELPLAQASKLIMGTEAYTTYRHIPSGQTTTLSPEIASLIRKSPEQVIPLTLSAEEGKYYHYSEFEWTDNKQNLHEWLVLFRASLGLVRSRK, translated from the coding sequence ATGAATTATCGAACGGGCAGAAGATGTGCCACCTTATTCCTTTGCCTATCGCTTCCTTTGGTTTACGGATGTTCCACTCTTCTTGTGGATATCATCGAAGAAGGAGCGTCCGATAAGGCCTTAGCTCTCTTGGATGAAGGGGAGGATCCGAACGGACTCGCTGCCTGTGATACCCCTCTTTACACCGCTGCAAAGAAAAACGATCAAATCGTAATCCAAGCATTGTTGAAGAAGGGAGCCGACCCGAAACTCAGATCCAAAGAATGCGCCTATAGGGATATGTTCGGTCGTTATAAGGCAGGAAACAGAAGCCCATTGGATTCCGTTAAATCCTTAGAGGTTGCCAGGATCCTGCTAGATGCGGGAGCAGACCCTCGTTGGGGTGGCTTCGAAGAGAGGGGAAATAGCGTAGCCAATTGGACTCCTTTGTATGTGGCGATTCTTGCGGACCGCTATGAGATCGCCCGTTTGCTTGTGGAGAAAGGAGCGAGAGTGAACCAGTATTCGGATTCGGATGGATCGAATATTTTTCTGAGATTATTATCCGGTAAAAAGGATGCCAAAGCCCAAGCTCTCCGAACCTATCTGATTGCAAAGGGAGCCAAGGAGCTACCTCTAGCCCAAGCGTCCAAGTTGATAATGGGGACGGAAGCCTATACGACTTACAGACATATCCCGAGCGGACAGACAACTACCCTGTCTCCCGAGATCGCTTCCCTGATTCGTAAGTCCCCAGAACAGGTGATCCCACTCACCTTATCCGCCGAAGAAGGAAAATATTATCATTATTCTGAATTCGAATGGACGGATAATAAACAGAACCTTCATGAATGGTTGGTTTTGTTCCGGGCCTCTTTGGGACTCGTCCGTAGTAGGAAATAA
- a CDS encoding DUF3052 family protein, translating into MAGYSGTPLVKKLGFKEGQTAILLKEPKGFRDLLEGLPSEIRFKKKLDGDFDYIHFFCKTEEDLKEFFPQFPKHLADKGMVWISWPKSASGVKTDLKEDKIREIGLKTGLVDVKVCAIDSVWSGLLFRRRKA; encoded by the coding sequence ATGGCAGGATATTCAGGCACACCCTTGGTTAAAAAATTAGGTTTCAAAGAAGGACAAACGGCCATTCTACTAAAAGAACCCAAAGGTTTTAGGGATCTTTTAGAGGGTCTTCCTTCCGAAATCCGATTCAAAAAGAAGTTGGACGGAGATTTCGACTATATTCATTTTTTCTGTAAGACCGAGGAGGATTTGAAAGAATTCTTTCCGCAATTTCCGAAACATCTCGCGGATAAAGGAATGGTCTGGATCTCCTGGCCCAAATCCGCTTCGGGAGTAAAAACCGATCTAAAAGAGGACAAAATCCGAGAAATCGGATTGAAGACGGGGCTGGTCGACGTTAAAGTTTGCGCAATCGATTCGGTTTGGTCCGGCCTTCTCTTTCGTAGGAGAAAGGCTTAA
- a CDS encoding cytochrome C oxidase subunit IV family protein: MELFLNYALYIIVSIGFLIPFTGFVIGAGAIVNATVAGFAVNFLAQILEEDKLKSFLEKNKSTRLGQALQKAVDAGKTKLQPSTATAHTEDHGHGEHHLISVKTYSFVFGALIVGTIVTVLVAQVDFGAMNTVIAMLVATIKASLVLAYFMHLKYDNVMNRAIFGSGFLFLLLLFGFSVADIFTRAKILVGFPY; the protein is encoded by the coding sequence ATGGAACTGTTTCTTAACTACGCGCTATATATTATTGTCAGTATCGGATTTTTGATTCCTTTCACGGGATTCGTAATCGGAGCGGGAGCGATCGTAAACGCAACCGTCGCGGGATTTGCGGTTAACTTTTTGGCCCAAATCTTGGAAGAGGACAAACTCAAGTCCTTCTTGGAAAAGAATAAGTCCACTCGCTTGGGCCAAGCTCTCCAAAAAGCTGTGGATGCTGGAAAGACCAAATTACAACCTTCCACGGCTACGGCTCATACCGAAGATCACGGACACGGAGAACACCATCTTATCTCCGTTAAAACCTACTCTTTCGTTTTCGGAGCTCTGATCGTCGGAACCATCGTTACGGTTTTAGTCGCTCAAGTGGACTTCGGCGCCATGAACACCGTAATCGCGATGCTCGTCGCCACCATCAAGGCCTCTTTGGTTCTCGCTTATTTCATGCACTTGAAATACGATAACGTTATGAACCGTGCGATTTTCGGATCCGGGTTTTTATTCCTTCTTCTACTCTTCGGATTCTCCGTTGCGGACATCTTTACCCGCGCGAAAATCCTGGTAGGATTCCCTTACTAA